The Labeo rohita strain BAU-BD-2019 chromosome 19, IGBB_LRoh.1.0, whole genome shotgun sequence genome window below encodes:
- the cks1b gene encoding cyclin-dependent kinases regulatory subunit 1: MSHKQIYYSDKYDDDKFEYRHVMLPKDIAKRVPKTHLMSETEWRNLGVQQSQGWVHYMIHQPEPHILLFRRPLPQSQ, encoded by the exons ATGTCCCACAAGCAGATTTATTACTCAGACAAATATGACGACGACAAATTTGAGTACAG GCATGTCATGCTTCCTAAGGACATCGCTAAAAGAGTTCCCAAGACCCATCTGATGTCAGAGACAGAATGGAGGAATTTGGGTGTTCAGCAGAGTCAAGGATGGGTACATTACATGATCCATCAGCCcg AACCACATATCTTGCTCTTCCGACGCCCTCTGCCTCAATCCCAGTGA
- the znf687b gene encoding zinc finger protein 687b, whose amino-acid sequence MGDMKTPDFDDLLAAFDIPDIDAKEAIQSAPDEVEGHQGAGGGSLIKAGDASVGGSSTLRSPSPSTDSQSDPSIVSVIVKNRVRPEPFDGGDNSVPDPLNHNGFTSSGGSVHMSQSRGQPNGEQWPICSSKAIPENAGALGSSSTSKQGSNIFNKLKPLMAQGAGDSVGRARKMQLLQQQHMQQEMNLEGGDKAKAPAVPSGTSGAASPFFPPPKPLLSTPSTASSSSPSSSSPSVGSRVSGAVASSPLATSLTEPFNGSPRLSSSAFRRVDSDEEDSDPDSGGSLVIHESPDSPTPPKLSRRLRSPPENSQSPSLPPSTSISPSAYPKPGDIPLASPASPRAQQNWLSAPVQTGTGKSLPQEERNPEHVIEERDSPESPEPEMPKSSMPTSAVTKRSCSPAAASSSPSAALREPKEEEEEMEVDKGSAENGQDTVNTDAGKRDGEKMEVDTAQSLPADAESQSSGGKAVSGGNAPSRPLKVRIKTIKTSTGGITRTVTRVAGKGGANNADKDASKGQTGGRTGPAKGGKKNDGQVVKCSTIPVSTLEASSAMLAAASKVQNKLAMQSDKTKVSATAVSITKATTLPVAPAVGGISVRPTVGKTANGGTMPCKPASIVNSTGAVISRSQSSLVEAFNKILNSKNLLPSYRPDLSTPPPPEWGLPMPTTGYRCLECGDAFALERSLARHYDRRSLRIEVTCNHCAKRLAFFNKCSLLLHAREHKERGLVMQCSHLVMRPVTVEQMIGQQDTTPIGMLSPSLSSPPLSSSTTSTGTTPIPSTSSPLKDSPSPGTASTQPSPARRAPQSPQALMPLPCKKGEALQYHNFKCPECQAQFSNKAELVTHFQQIRATPNSTCMLCSPPMMLPNWCSVSAHQRIHKHRAPHVCPECGGTARQATFQTHLEESCLHFARRIGYRCSSCQVVFGGLNSIKSHIQTAHCEVFHKCPNCPMAFKSAQSAQGHITSQHPALTAAQAKMIYKCVMCDTVFTQKPLLYMHFDTHLAKQKVHVFKCPDCTKLYAQKGSMMEHIKTAHRGLSVKPETPPTTSSPVSAPASNSTSKPKPTENNSDELSQGQGEEDEEGEEEEGEHEGEEREEGEEEENEEEDQASSPESGSMEWRCKECKKRYAEREEYIDHMKNEHGMLMKKFPCRLCERSFSSANSLRRHVRIIHEGVKRVFRCPHCSEGKRTFSSRLILEKHIRVRHGIRPRPTTDRPNAPNTRKRSLPGDGAGSSSELDNEGGAPPVSGGGDTEDVAGEDASGPAKRTRASENRPLDQEEDDGTFRCTPCGFTTQDWEEFQRHIPVHCDPENAPQQCLQCGACFASAGSLSRHKFITHRLRQGQHDNRGGNTSPGASPQDGSPSSPKAGEEGEGGASCRVCGRRFDKASDLNTHFRTHGMAFITAHRTDKPL is encoded by the exons ATGGGGGACATGAAAACCCCCGATTTCGATGACCTGTTGGCAGCGTTTGACATTCCTGACATTGATGCCAAAGAGGCTATCCAATCCGCCCCGGACGAGGTAGAGGGGCATCAAGGAGCAGGCGGAGGATCGCTCATAAAGGCTGGTGATGCTTCAGTAGGTGGAAGTTCGACCTTGAGATCACCCAGCCCATCCACAGATTCTCAGAGTGACCCATCTATTGTGAGCGTGATAGTGAAGAACCGTGTTCGCCCTGAGCCCTTTGATGGTGGCGACAATTCAGTACCAGACCCACTAAACCATAATGGATTTACGTCGTCCGGTGGGTCAGTGCATATGTCTCAATCCCGGGGCCAGCCGAATGGGGAACAGTGGCCCATATGCAGCTCAAAAGCGATTCCAGAGAATGCAGGAGCGCTTGGATCGTCCAGCACTTCGAAACAGGGCAGCAACATCTTCAATAAGCTAAAGCCCTTGATGGCACAAGGAGCTGGAGACTCTGTTGGAAGGGCTCGGAAAATGCAGCTTCTGCAACAGCAACATATGCAGCAGGAGATGAACCTAGAGGGTGGGGACAAGGCGAAAGCCCCTGCAGTTCCTAGCGGGACAAGTGGGGCAGCATCTCCTTTCTTTCCCCCACCTAAACCACTTCTTTCCACTCCTTCCACAGCTTCATCTTCTTCACCATCATCGTCTTCTCCGTCGGTTGGTTCCCGTGTTTCTGGGGCCGTGGCATCGTCTCCGCTTGCAACATCTCTAACGGAGCCATTTAACGGCTCGCCACGTCTTAGTTCGTCGGCTTTCAGACGTGTCGATTCAGATGAGGAGGATTCAGATCCCGATTCCGGAGGATCTCTGGTCATCCATGAGAGCCCGGACTCTCCCACACCTCCTAAACTATCACGTCGGCTGAGATCGCCTCCAGAAAATTCACAATCTCCTTCTCTCCCGCCTTCGACGTCCATATCGCCAAGCGCTTACCCCAAACCAGGTGACATTCCCTTGGCATCACCTGCTTCACCTCGAGCTCAGCAGAACTGGCTTTCTGCACCAGTCCAAACAGGAACCGGAAAGAGTTTACCTCAAGAAGAGCGAAACCCAGAGCATGTGATTGAAGAGCGAGATTCGCCAGAGAGCCCTGAACCTGAAATGCCCAAGTCCTCCATGCCAACATCTGCAGTTACCAAAAGATCATGCAGCCCAGCGGCTGCTTCTTCATCACCATCCGCTGCGCTTCGAGAACCTaaggaggaagaagaggagaTGGAGGTAGACAAAGGATCGGCAGAGAATGGACAAGATACGGTTAATACAGATGCCGGGAAAAGGGATGGAGAGAAAATGGAGGTAGACACTGCACAATCCCTTCCAGCAGATGCCGAATCACAAAGCAGTGGTGGCAAAGCTGTATCTGGGGGTAATGCTCCCTCCAGACCTCTTAAAGTACGTATTAAGACAATTAAGACATCTACAGGAGGTATCACACGTACAGTTACCCGAGTAGCAGGTAAAGGAGGCGCTAACAATGCAGACAAAGATGCAAGTAAAGGCCAAACGGGAGGTCGAACAGGTCCTGCGAAAGGCGGCAAAAAAAATGACGGTCAAGTGGTGAAATGCTCAACCATACCAGTATCCACTCTTGAAGCTAGTAGTGCCATGCTAGCCGCAGCCAGCAAGGTCCAAAACAAACTGGCCATGCAATCTGATAAAACGAAAGTGTCCGCCACAGCGGTGAGCATCACAAAAGCCACCACTTTACCAGTCGCGCCAGCCGTCGGCGGGATAAGCGTGCGCCCTACAGTTGGTAAAACCGCCAATGGAGGTACCATGCCGTGTAAACCGGCATCTATCGTCAACAGCACCGGTGCTGTTATTTCTCGTAGCCAGTCTAGCCTCGTTGAGGCTTTCAACAAGATCCTGAACAGTAAGAACCTGCTGCCCAGCTACCGTCCAGATCTCTCAACCCCACCACCCCCTGAATGGGGTCTTCCTATGCCTACTACCGGCTACCGCTGCTTGGAATGCGGAGATGCTTTTGCTTTAGAGCGCAGCCTGGCGCGACACTACGACCGGCGCTCTTTGAGAATAGAAGTGACATGTAATCATTGTGCAAAGCGATTGGCTTTCTTCAACAAATGCAGCCTGCTGTTACATGCTCGGGAACACAAGGAACGAGGCCTGGTCATGCAGTGCTCACATTTGGTTATGAGACCAGTTACAGTGGAGCAGATGATCGGCCAGCAAGACACTACTCCCATTG GTATGCTCTCTCCGTCACTTTCCTCTCCACCTCTGTCATCCTCCACCACCTCGACAGGGACGACTCCCATACCGTCTACTTCCAGTCCACTGAAGGACTCTCCCTCTCCAGGCACAGCTTCAACCCAGCCCAGTCCTGCTCGCCGTGCACCCCAGAGTCCTCAGGCCCTGATGCCGCTGCCCTGCAAGAAAGGCGAAGCCCTGCAATACCATAACTTCAAGTGTCCTGAATGTCAAGCCCAGTTTTCAAACAAGGCAGAATTAGTGACCCATTTCCAGCAAATCAGAGCCACTCCTAATTCg acTTGTATGCTTTGCTCTCCCCCCATGATGCTGCCTAACTGGTGCAGTGTTTCAGCCCATCAGCGGATCCATAAGCACCGCGCACCCCATGTGTGTCCAGAGTGTGGTGGCACTGCCCGCCAGGCCACGTTTCAAACTCATCTGGAAGAATCCTGCCTACACTTTGCCAGGCGCATCGGCTACAG GTGCTCTAGTTGTCAGGTTGTGTTCGGAGGTTTGAACTCCATCAAGTCCCACATTCAAACAGCTCACTGTGAGGTGTTTCATAAGTGCCCCAATTGTCCGATGGCCTTCAAATCTGCCCAGAGCGCCCAGGGGCACATCACTTCCCAGCATCCTGCTCTTACAGCTGCACAGGCTAA GATGATCTACAAGTGTGTCATGTGTGACACAGTTTTCACCCAAAAACCTTTGCTCTACATGCATTTTGACACTCACCTTGCCAAACAGAAGGTGCATGTGTTCAAATGTCCAGACTGCACTAAACTGTATGCCCAGAAAGGTTCCATGATGGAACACATCAAG ACTGCTCATAGAGGCCTGTCTGTCAAACCAGAGACTCCGCCCACCACCTCATCTCCGGTCTCAGCTCCTGCCAGTAACTCCACCTCTAAACCCAAACCCACtgaaaacaattcagatgagtTGAGCCAGGGACAGGGAGAGGAGGACGAGGAGGGGGAAGAGGAGGAGGGGGAGCATGAAGgggaagagagagaggagggagAAGAGGAGGAGAATGAGGAGGAAGATCAGGCGAGCTCTCCAGAAAGCGGGAGTATGGAGTGGAGGTGCAAGGAGTGCAAGAAACGCTACGCTGAGAGAGAGGAGTACATCGACCACATGAAGAACGAACACGGCATG tTAATGAAGAAATTCCCCTGTAGACTATGTGAACGTTCGTTCAGTTCAGCCAACAGCCTTCGTCGACATGTTCGAATAATACACGAGGGCGTCAAGAGAGTCTTCCGCTGCCC GCACTGCTCAGAGGGCAAGCGTACGTTCAGTAGTCGTCTGATTTTGGAGAAGCACATTCGGGTCAGACATGGCATCAGACCTCGACCAACAACAGACAGACCG AATGCTCCAAACACCAGAAAGCGTTCGCTTCCGGGTGACGGGGCGGGCAGCTCGTCTGAGCTCGACAACGAGGGCGGAGCTCCACCAGTAAGTGGCGGCGGCGATACCGAGGACGTCGCAGGAGAGGACGCCTCGGGTCCGGCTAAAAGAACTCGAGCGTCTGAGAACCGGCCGCTCGACCAGGAGGAAGACGACGGCACGTTCCGCTGCACGCCCTGCGGCTTTACCACACAGGATTGGGAAGAGTTCCAGCGCCACATTCCCGTCCACTGTGATCCGGAAAACGCACCGCAGCAGTGCTTGCAATGCGGCGCCTGTTTCGCCTCAGCCGGCTCTCTCAGCCGACACAAATTCATCACGCACCGTTTACGCCAAGGTCAGCATGACAATCGTGGCGGAAACACATCACCAGGCGCATCGCCACAAGACGGCTCGCCGTCCTCACCTAAAGCGGGCGAGGAGGGAGAGGGAGGGGCCAGCTGCAGGGTGTGCGGCCGGCGCTTTGACAAGGCCTCAGACCTTAACACGCACTTCCGCACGCATGGCATGGCCTTCATCACGGCGCACAGGACTGACAAGCCCTTGTAG
- the aqp10b gene encoding aquaporin-10b → MMDRLLRRCRIKSKLLRECLAEFFGVYILILFGCGSVAQVTTSQNTKGEYLSINLGFALGTTFGIYVAKGVSGAHLNPAVSLTLCVLGRFSWTRLPFYVCSQIFGAFMAAATVALQYYDAIMVFTGGNLTVSGATGTAGIFSTYPADYLSLWGGVVDQIIGTAALLVCVLALGDPHNTPAPPGLEPVLVGAAVLLIGISMGSNSGYAINPARDFGPRLFSYIAGWGDEVFRAGHGWWWVPVGVTCVGAVLGSVLYELLIGVHHPDSEPEDAEGMKAELQQTVELDGIQSKSDNIKENGMDEIFSTTSTDTS, encoded by the exons ATGATGGATCGTCTGCTGAGGAGATGCCGAATCAAGAGCAAGTTGTTAAGGGAATGTCTGGCGGAATTTTTCGGAGTCTATATTTTGATA CTTTTTGGGTGCGGATCAGTTGCCCAGGTGACAACCTCTCAGAACACTAAGGGTGAATACCTGTCAATCAACCTCGGGTTTGCACTGGGCACCACATTTGGGATTTATGTGGCAAAAGGGGTATCAG GAGCTCATCTGAATCCAGCTGTTTCCCTCACCCTGTGTGTTCTGGGCAGGTTTTCCTGGACTCGTCTTCCTTTCTATGTGTGCTCACAGATTTTTGGTGCATTTATGGCCGCAGCAACTGTTGCTCTTCAGTACTATG ATGCCATAATGGTTTTCACTGGAGGGAATCTGACAGTTAGTGGTGCCACCGGCACAGCTGGCATCTTCTCAACATATCCAGCAGACTACCTGAGTCTATGGGGAGGAGTGGTTGACCAG ATAATTGGCACAGCTGCTCTGCTAGTGTGTGTTCTTGCATTGGGAGACCCTCATAACACACCAGCTCCTCCCGGCCTGGAGCCTGTCCTGGTAGGAGCAGCTGTCCTATTGATCGGCATCTCCATGGGATCTAACAGCGGATATGCCATCAACCCGGCTCGAGACTTCGGCCCGAGACTCTTCTCTTACATTGCAGGCTGGGGAGATGAAGTGTTCAG GGCTGGTCATGGATGGTGGTGGGTACCTGTGGGTGTAACGTGTGTGGGTGCTGTCCTGGGCTCAGTACTATATGAGCTGCTGATTGGAGTTCATCACCCAGACTCAGAGCCGGAGGATGCTGAAGGCATGAAAGCAGAGCTTCAGCAAACTGTGGAGCTGGATGGTATACAGTCAAAGTCTGACAACATTAAAGAAAACGGCATGGACGAGATCTTTTCTACAACCTCAACAGACACCAGCTGA
- the hax1 gene encoding LOW QUALITY PROTEIN: HCLS1-associated protein X-1 (The sequence of the model RefSeq protein was modified relative to this genomic sequence to represent the inferred CDS: deleted 1 base in 1 codon) has translation MSVFDLFRGFFGVPGGHYRGDGRRDPFFDGMIHEDDDDDEDDDSDGGFYHDDFNRPPRDPFDDAFRFGFSFGPGGTRFEEPQLFGKIFRDMEEIFAGLGRFDERHGFGHRGAPSIEALPPQEGIEKGRGRGGSSNPIRDFMLKSPDSSPYTPALPPPLGTPKDRDSSSPQDPSSSFPQWRPFSKFHDLWKDGLLRPKEGEKKEDGDLDSQVSSGGLDQILTPVPSQPKIRSTFKSVSVTKVVRPDGTVEERRTVRDGEGNEETTVTISGPGGRDGPQDQSGPLMPGDMQDDFSMFSKFFRGFRG, from the exons ATGAGCGTTTTTGATCTGTTTCGTGGGTTTTTCGGGGTTCCTGGTGGTCATTATCGTGGTGATGGCCGCAG GGACCCCTTCTTTGATGGGATGATtcatgaagatgatgatgatgatgaggacGACGACAGTGACGGTGGATTTTACCACGATGACTTTAATAGGCCCCCTCGAGACCCGTTTGATGATGCCTTCAGATTTGGTTTTAGTTTCGGGCCCGGTGGGACGCGTTTCGAGGAACCTCAGCTGTTCGGCAAGATCTTCAGGGACATGGAGGAGATCTTTGCCGGTCTAGGCCGCTTTGATGAGCGCCATGGCTTTGGACACAGAG GTGCTCCATCAATAGAAGCTCTGCCTCCTCAGGAAGGTATAGAGAAAGGCAGAGGTCGGGGAGGAAGTAGTAACCCGATTAGAGATTTCATGTTGAAGTCTCCTGACAGTTCACCCTACACACCAGCTCTCCCTCCCCCCCTC GGGACACCAAAGGACAGGGATTCCTCTTCTCCACAAGATCCCAGCAGCTCCTTTCCTCAGTGGAGACCCTTTTCAAAG tttcatgaTCTTTGGAAAGATGGCCTATTACGACCAAAGGAGGGAGAGAAAAAAGAGGATGGAG ATCTGGACTCACAGGTGTCTTCAGGTGGTCTGGATCAGATCTTAACTCCAGTGCCTTCACAGCCAAAGATAAGGTCAACTTTCAAGTCTGTCAGTGTAACCAAGGTGGTCAGACCAGATGGA aCGGTAGAAGAAAGACGAACAGTCAGAGACGGTGAAGGTAATGAAGAGACTACGGTTACCATTTCTGGTCCAGGAGGCCGAGATGGGCCGCAAGATCAGTCTGGTCCTCTCATGCCAG GTGACATGCAGGATGATTTCTCAATGTTTTCTAAGTTCTTCAGAGGGTTTCGAGGGTGA